Within the Arthrobacter caoxuetaonis genome, the region AAGCTCCACGAGGACCTCAAGGTCATCGATCCGGGCTTCAAGCCGCTGCAGCCTCTCCAGCGCGCTCTGGCGGTGCGAGAGTTTTGACGTGATCTTTTGAGCGGCGTCGGGGTCGTCCCAGAGGTTCGGCTCGCCGGCCATTTCGCTGAGCTCGGCGATATCTTCCTTCATCGCTGCGACGTCTGACACGTCCTCGATGGAAGCGAACGTGGAGCGGAGCGCGCGGATTTCTGCGGGAAAATCGATTTCTGCCATGGTGTTTACAGACTACGCCATGGGCCGGGCGCAGGCCCGTGCCCGCCCTCCAGCCCAGCGGTGCGGCGTGCCGTATGACGGCGCGACGCACCGGGTTACAACGCGGTCTCTGTCAGGCGCCCGGTAGTACATTGGTGCTGTCACGACCGGAAAGGAGCATCGCCATTTCCATGAACCGACTCCCAGGAGCCCCCGCCCGTCATCCCGAGTCCGGACGCAAGTACGAGCGCGCTGAACTCGAGGAACTTGCGGCCCAGGGCGATCCGTGGGCCCACGCCAAGCTAGATGACTGGGACCTTTACGATGCCGCCGACTACGTTGGTTCCCTCCGTGACCGCTGCCCCGACGCAAGCTGTGAGCTTTACGGCGAGCGCGTCACCCTCTGTTATGCCGACGACGGCACCCTGCTCGAGGTGGATCACGGCGGCTGGAGCCATTACGCCCCTCAGGAGGAGGCTAAAGCTTCCTAGCCCCGTGGAGCCTGACCCGCTGCAGCGTGGCCTAACGGGTCAGTCTGGCCCTCGCGTCGCTTTCCGCCCGGATGGGAATCCCGTCCGGGACCAGGAAGTTGACGATCGGTGGATGCACTGCCCCGAGCAGTACTACGCGCGCGGTCCGCGCATCCGGTGTGCCGGTCTCGGGGGAAATTTGAAGAGCGGTAATCCGCTCCCCTGCCCTGCTGTCCGCCAGATACTGCTGAACCGCGGCCGTGACCGCTCCGGATTCGAGCTGTGCAGCCGGGGCTGTGCCGGGCTCCGTGCCCTGGACCTGCGACAGCGAAAAGGTGTCTGCTGCCGCGAGCGCCGCCCCGTCAGCGGCCGACAGAAGCTTCTTGTGCCCCAGATAGACCGATGAGGCCCCTGCAACGACGGTGATGACAAGCAGCGCGAGCAGCACGTACCCAATAATCAGGACACCTACCTGGCCGGATTCACCGTCTCCTGTGTGCTGTTCACTCATGATCCGAAACGCTCCACTGTCTGCATTGATGTCGAGTCGACCCGAACGGGTGCAAGATCCAGTCCCGGGATCGAGGCGAAGAGTGGAAGCGGGACGTCAAAGGCCACTGTGACGGTCACTGTCGATCCCGGGGCCAGGCACGCAGCGGAGCACGTCACATCCATCTCCATGCCCGAGGCATCGAAGCCGAAATCGGAGAAGGCCAATCCCGCTGCGTCACGGGCGGCCGCTTCCGGCGTACCGGCAGGATCTGCTGCCGCATAAACCTTGGCAGCGTGGTCTGCCGCGCCCGTAACTGCGTAGGAAGCGCCCTGCACCTGCCCCAAGGCCACGATGAAGTAGACCAGCGGAACCAGGAGCAATACTCCCAGGAAGATGAACTCGACGACGGCGTTTCCGTCATCACCGGCACCCTCCTTGAAGGCCGTCCTAATCCGTCGCCGCAGGCCAGTGGGCATGGCCGCTCACCTCGATTCCTCCCTGCGGTCCCAAAAAGCCGATCACTGGAAGCGGAGCGCTCACACGCACCTGCAGCATTCCTGCACCGCCGCCGGTCCGTGAGTAGGTAACGTCCTCTGCAAATACCGGTGACAGGGACTGTGAGATGAGGTCACGGGTCCGTTCCACTCCGTCTTCCGGCGTGCGGTCTGCCAGGGTGCCGTAGCGCGCTCCGGAGGAAGCCGCATCGATGAGGGTGTTGCGAACGTGGAGGATCAGCGCCAGCTGAATGACGGCGACGGCGATGAGGGTCAGCAAGGCCCCCACCAGGACAAAGTCGACGACGGCGGACCCGTCCTCCGCAGCAAGCTCTTTTGCGGCTCGTTCCCCGGTACCGGGCACTCCGGCTGCCGCCCTCTCCAATTGCCGGATGGGTCTACCTCCGGACCTGTGCAATGGCGGATTCGAACAGGTCCAGGAGCGCTTCCTGGGCTACGACAAGGATGGCGGCCACGAGAACAGCCGACATCAACGTGATCATCACCCATCCCGGCACGTCCCCCCGCTCATGGTCGTCGTCCGAAGGTGCGGCGGCTGCCCGCAGCCGTGTGAGCAGGGCGAAGGCCAGCAGCCCTGGCAGGGAACGGAGCCTTGTTCGCGTAGTCATATGTGACCTTTCGTCGTTGATCTTCGATATCTGGTTGGTGGGCGCCGCTCTCTGTGACGCATCCTGGACGGTGGTATTCACAAGCCGATCCTCAGGAGGGACAGTCCCGGATAAATCGCAAAGAGCACGGTGAGCGGCAGGACGCCGAAGACCAGGGGAACCATCATGGCGATTTCCTTTTTTCCGGCCGTTTCCATGAGTTCGCGTTTGGCGAGGTCCCTGACGTCCTGCGCCTGGGCGCGCATGACGTCCGCCAGGGGCGTGCCGCGCTCAATAGCCACCGAGATTCCGTCGATGAACCGGGCCAGCGGGGCCAGCTGCGTCCGTTGGGAAAGGTCGGCCAGCGCCGTCAGCAAGGGCACTCCGGAGCGGGTTTGCGCGAGGACCCGGCCGAATTCCCCGGCCAGCTCCCCGTTCGCGGTCCGGGAAACCCGTTCCAGTGCACCTCCGGCACTCTCGCCGGCGCTGACGGCGAGGGCCATCATCTCTGCCAAGCTGGGAAACTCCGCAAGCATTGATGCTTGGCGGCGGCTGATCGCCTTGGTCAGCAGGTAGTCCCTCAGAAGATAGCCAAGGATTCCTCCGGCGGCTGCCAGCAAGACGACACCCGGAACGGAGATCCTCCCGTTGAAGACCAGCCAGACTCCTGCGGCTGCTCCGGCGGCCAGTCCGGTGGCGGCGTAGAGAACCTGTTCGGACCGGAACTCCACTACCGTGGTTTGCCGCCCTGTGCGTTCCAGCCGCTTATAAAGGGCCGGGGCCGCAGGGTTTAGCCGCTCCAGCCTGGCGACCGCACTGTGGAGGACTGGTCGGAAGACTCTCTCCAACGGGCCGAACGGTGTGATGTCTGCACTGGTCAGCAGGCGTGAGCCCGGGGCTCCTGAACGCAGCTGCGGAGCGATCCGCTCCGTGAAGGTGCGCGGCCGGAGAAACGGCAGCCGGACAACGGTCAGCCACAGTCCGATCCCCAGGCCCGCTCCAGCCAGCCACGCAGCCGGAAGTGCCCCAGTCACTGCAGAACCCGCCGGTCGGCCGGAAGGGCTCCAATACGCAGCATCAGCTGGTAGCAGACAACGGAAACCACCATTCCGGCAATAAGCACCATGGCCCCCGCCGGCGTGTTGTACGCCGCGACCGCCGCCGGGTTGGTCGCCATCAGCAGCAATACGATCCACGGCGCTGCGACCGCGAGACGTGCGGCGTTGACCGTCCACGACTGCCGCGCAAGCAACTCGCTCCTGGTGCGGGCGTTCTCCCGCAGGAATTCAGCGAGCGTACCGAGCAACCGTCCAAGATCTGATCCTCCGACCTGCCGGGTGATCCTCAGGGCCTCGACGATCCTGTCCCCTACGGGATCCGCCAGCCGTTCCTTCAGGCCCTCGAGCGCAGTATCGAATGAACCACCCGAACGGTACGCCATCCCAAACTCACGGAATGGTTCACGGAGTTCCGCCGGTCCGTTCTCTCCCAGCTGGATGAGCGCTTCGGGCAAGGACAGGCCAGCGCGGATGGCCGAGCGCAGATGATCAACGGCATCGGGCCAGAGTTCCATGAGGGAAGCTGACCTTTTGCCTGCCTGCCACCGGACAACGCTCACGGGTAGTGCGCAGGCGAAGGCACCGAAACAGCCTCCGATGGGAAGGGAACCGGTGAGTACCCACGTCATGAGAAACGCGAAGAGCCCGAGGACGACGCTGCTGACGACCAGGCCGCTGGGCGTCACCGACCGGATACCAGACGCCGTGAGCATTTCCGCCAGCCTGCCGGGACGGGACCGTTTCGCTGGTTTCTCCGGCAACACCCAGCACGACCACCAGATGAGGAACAGGCCAAGGCCAAGTGCCAGTCCCGCCAGGCCCGTCATGCCGCCGGCTCCAGCAACTCGGTGAGGTTCATTCCGGCACGCAGGAATTTTTCCGGCGACGGCAGCGACGAGGGGCTGGGTACAAGGCGGCCTTCCTCACGCTGAAAGACCAGGGAGGATTCGATGATTCCGTTTTCCACCCGGCGTCCGAGGGCCAGGATCTCGGAGACCTCCCGCCGTCCGGAAGGAGTCCGAACGCAGTGGATCACCAGGTCGATGCAGGACGCAACCGTCGGTACCACGAAGGCACTGGATATGTTGGCTCCTGCCAGGAGAGGCAGCGTGGAAATCTTGGTGACGGCGTCGTGCGCACTGTTGGCGTGCACGGTGCACATCCCCGGCAGGCCGGAGTTCAAAGCGATGAGCATGTCCAGGCTCTCAGCCTCCCGGACTTCACCGACGATGAGCCGGTCGGGGCGCATCCGGAGGGCTTCCTTAACCAGCCTGCGCAGCGGAATCTCTCCGTTTCCCTCCAGGTTGGCCTGCCGGCACTGCAGTCCCACCACATCGCGCAGCGGCAGCTGCAGTTCAAAGATCTCTTCCACAGTGACCACGCGTTCCCTGGCCCCGATCGATGCCGCCAGACAATTGAGCATGGTGGTCTTTCCCGCCTGCGTGGCGCCCGAGACCAGGATGTTCAGGCCGCCTGCCACGGCTGCAGAGAGGAACCGGGATGCCTGGGGTGTCAGCGTTCCGAGCTCTACAAGGTGTTCAAGCCGGCTGGCCCTGACAATGAATTTGCGAATGTTAACCGCCCAGTGACGCCGGGTCACATCCGGGATCACCACATGCAGCCGGGACCCGTCCGGGAGGGCGGCGTCAACGAACGGGGACGAAAGGTCCAGGCGCCGGCCGGAGGACTTCAGCATCCTCTCGACCAGGTCCCTGACCTGGTCTTGGGTCAGGGAAAGGGCCGTCAGCTCTGAGCGTCCGCCGCGGGCAACGTAGACCTCATGCGGCGAATTGATCCAGATCTCTTCCACTGTCGGATCGTCCAGCAGGGGTTGCAGCGCACCAAAGCCGGCGACGGCGTCGAACACGCGTTTGCGTGCCTGGTCCAGTTGTCCAAGGGCCGGCAGCGAACCCAGCATGGAGCGCTCGTCGTAGTCCTGCACGGCCGCCTCAACCAAGCGGCGCACCTCGGGAACCTGACTCGCGGGGTCGAGCCCGCGCACGCGGATGAGCTCCCTGACCTCATCCTCGACAATACGCACAGCATCCATGGCGCTCCCCCGGGCTACTCCGCATCCCCCTCCGGGCAATGCGGCAACGAGACAAAACCTGCAGGCCATCGCGGCCATGCGGCAGAGGATAAGTTATTTCGCCTGTGCTGGCGAGAGTGGCGGTTCTGGGGTGTGGAAAAGGTCTGGGCTGTTCGGCGCGCAAAACAACCCGGCACGCTTCCGCACTGATGTCCTCGCGCGTAGCTTCCTACGGACCTAAAACCGAGCACGCAGAGGTTGTCCATATATCCGGACCACGAAGATCCCTTTTTCATCATATGCAACAACAATCACACTGGCACCGGTAATGTTCACCATGATCCGCTCTCGCCCCTTCTGGAGACCCAGTGCAACAATCCCACCTCGCGCCCATCCTCGCAGGCATCCTCAGCCTCACTCTGGTTGCCTCGGCGGCGCCGGCTTACGCCACCATCGATGTGCCAAACCCGGTGGCCTCTGAAATTCCATCAAACCCGGAGACTTCAGGCTTGCCGGAGGATGCACAGAACCTGCCCGCCGGCCCCGCTGAAACAGACCTACCCAGCACCGAACCTTCTGCGACGGATCCGTCGTCGTTGCCCGGTGGCGACGGATTGGACAGCACACCTCAGTCGCCCACCGCGCCGGTGCCTGCACCAGAATCACAACCGTCGCACGAAGAAGCGGCCCCCTTGCAGCAGGAACCCGCCGGGGAAGAACTCAAGGAAGTAATCGGTATCCTCGGCGCCAAAATGGGCCAGGGCCTGGAACGGCTTCAGGAAACAAGCAACGCCCAGGTCCCGAGCACAGCAGAGACTGAGGAGCGCATCGAAGCAGAGCAGGTGTTGATCGACCAAGGTCTTGCCGATCCGCAGCTCGCCACTGACCCTGAACAGGCGGCATCCCCCTCCGCGGCTGCTGGTTCCTCTTCAGCGGGACCGGTTTCCGCGAACTCCGCTCTCTTCCGGTCCCAGGCTCCCGCTGTCTCACTGGCGGCGACATGGAAGCCGGCTGGAATCCAGGGCATGGACGTCAGCAGCCACCAGCCGTCTGTCAATTGGAACCGGGCCTGGAGCCAAGGCTCACGGTTCGCCTACGTCAAAGCCACGGAACACACCACGTACAAGAACCCGCGCTTTACCAGCCAATACAACGGAGCAGGATCCGTGGGCATGGTCCGCGGCGCCTACCACTTCGCCATTCCCAAAAAGGATTCCAGCGGCGCTGCACAGGCCAACTTCTTCGTGAACAACGGCGGGGGCTGGTCCGCCGACGGGCGGACCCTTCCGCCGCTGCTGGACATCGAATACAACCCTTACCCGGAGCTGGGCAACACCTGCTATAACTTCTCGGCCTCCCAGATGGTGTCTTGGATCCGGGACTTCTCGAACACAATCAAGGCCCGCACCGGCCGGCTGCCCATGATCTACACGACCGCCGACTGGTGGAACCGCTGCACCGGAAACAGCACGGCGTTTTCCGACCATCCGCTGCATATCGCGCGCTACAGCACTGCCGGCCCCGGCTCGATGCCTTCCGGATGGAAAACATACAACGTCTGGCAGTACAGCAGCACCGGGCCTTTCGAAGGTGACTCCAACGTCTGGAACGGTTCGAGTGCTGCCTTATCTGACTTCGTCAATGGAACGTCTCCGGGACGCACCGCCGTCGCTGCCAAGGCTGCCGCGAATCCCTCACTCGGCGGCGCAACGTCTCCCATCGTCTGCGGCATCGGTTCAAATGGATGCGTCCAGAATTTCGTGTCCGGGCAGATCCATTGGACGAAAGCCACCGGAGCCAGGATTACCCGGGGAGCCATCAACAGCATGTGGGCAGCTCAGCGCTGGGAAGCCGGTCCGCTCGGCTTTCCCGTGACGGACGAGATCTGCGGGTTGAAGAATGGCGGATGCCTTCAGGTTTTCCAGGGCGGCAACGCGTACTGGACAGCGCAGACAGGGCCGCAGTACACCAAGGGAGGAATCGACAGCCTGTGGAGCTCCTTGGGAAGGGAGCAGAGCGCGCTTGGCTATCCCACGGGCGGTGAGCGGTGCGGACTGCGTCTGGGCGGCTGCTACCAGGATTTCCAAGGCGGGCAAATCCATTGGACTCCAGTGACCGGTCCCCAGGTGACGTCCGGAAGGATCGCCCAGGGCTGGGCGGCCACCGGGTGGGAAAACGGGACACTCGGCTACCCGACCAGCTCCCAGGTATGCGGATTGAAAGCCGGCGGCTGCTACCAAAACTTCCAGAAAGGCCAGATGCACTGGTCACCAGCAACCGGGGCTTACCCCACGTCCGGAGCTTTCGCTACAGTCTGGGCGTCCTTGGGCTGGGAGAAGGGCAGGTTAGGTTATCCCACGTCGCGGGAGAAGTGTGATGCAGCGGGAACCTGCCGACAGCTCTTCGAGCGGGGATCATTGCGCTGGATCCCGTCTCGGGGAGTTGTGGTCAGCTAACCGGGAATGCAGCAACGGCGTGTCTTCTAAATCATGAAGACACGCCGTTTTTCTGCTCTGGCAGATACTTTCCTACTGCCGCACTTCCCCGGAGGGCGAGTCGAGATAGCGGTGCAGGGCATCACCGCTGTTCCGCGGACGAAAACCGGCCGCCTTGATTTTGTCCAGCGGAAGAACGCTGTTCAGGGGACGCGGTGCCGCGTCTTTCCCGGCAAAATACTCAGCCGTGCCTACCCCGGTGACATCCGTGCGGTGGCTGCCGGCAGCTGCATAGACATCCGCCGCGATGTCCGCCCAGGACTGGGCGGGACCTTCGTTGCTGAGGTTGTACGTTCCAAACGGTGCCCCGCTGGTCAGCAGGTGTTTGATCGCCGCAGCGATGTCTTCCGTGAAGGACAAGCGACCTATCTGGTCGTTCACAACGGAGGGCTTGATTCCCCGCCCGGCCAGGGAGTTCATGGTGCGGACAAAATTGCTGCCCTCTCCGATCACCCAGCTGGTCCGCACAATGTAGTGCTGCGGGACCACGGAGACGACGGCGTCGCCTGCGGCCTTTGTCTGCCCGTACACCCCCAGCGGGGAGAAGGGTTCATCTTCCGGGTGCGTTTCGTTGATGCCGTCGAACACGTAGTCACTGGAGACGTGGACAAGAGTCAGCCGGTTTTCCACGGCCACCTTAGCCAGCCGCGCAACGGCACTCACGTTGATCTCCCAGGCCAGGCGCCGGCCCTCCGGAGTCTCCGCTGCGTCCACCGCCGTATAGGCAGCCGCGTTGACGATTGTGGAGTAGTTCTTCCAATTGCGCTCATAGGAAGCAGGATCCACCAGATCGAACTCGGCCCGCCCGGCAAACTCCACGGAGGGATCGCCGGCGTAAGCCTCCCTCAGGGCCCGCCCCAACTGGCCGTCAGCGCCCAGGACGAGGGTCTTTCGCGGAGCCATCGGAACGACGTCGGCCATACGGGGATGCGCCTTGTCCTTGTCCGAGAGCTCAGCCTGCTCCAGCGGGATGGGCCATTCAATGGCAGCGGTCTCGTCGGCGAGGTTCAGGAAGGTGTACTGGCCTTGCGCATCCGCGCTCCAGTGGTCGTTGACCAGGTAGGTATAGGCGGTGTTGTCTTCGAGCGTCTGGAAGGCATTGCCCACTCCGCGCGGAATGAAAATCGCCTGGCTTGGATCCAGTTCAGCCGTAAACACAGCACCGAAGCTCGGCCCTTCGCGCAGGTCCACCCACGCACCGAAGATTCGGCCTGTGGCAACGGAGATGAACTTGTCCCACGGTTCGGCGTGGATTCCCCGGGTGGTACCGGCCTTCTCGTTGAAGGAGATGTTGTTCTGGACGGGGCCGAAGTCCGGCAGTCCCAGAGCCAGCATTTTCTCCCGCTGCCAGTTCTCCTTGAACCAGCCGCGGTTGTCGCCGTGGACAGGCAGGTCAAAGAGGACGACGCCGGGAATCGCGGTTTCATGGGCGGTGAGCGCCTTGGAGAATTCCACCATTGCCGCTACTGCCCCTGGACCTTGTACTTGGCTTCGGTTTCGGCCTTTTGCGGCCGCCACCACGCTTCGTTTTCCCGGTACCAGGCGATCGTGGCTTCGATGCCCGCCTCGAAGTTGGAGAACTTCGGTTCCCAGCCCAGCTCGGTACGCAGCCTCGTGGAGTCGATGGCATAGCGCAGGTCGTGGCCGGGCCGGTCGATGACCTGGTCATAGGCATCGGCAGGCTGGCCCATGTGCTTCAGGATCAGCTCAACGACTTCCTTGTTGTTCTTCTCCCCGTCAGCACCGATCAGGTAGGTCTGCCCGATCTCGCCCTTCTCGATGATGGTGAGGACAGCGGAGGAATGGTCGTTGGCATGGATCCAGTCCCGCACATTCTCGCCCGCCCCGTAAAGCTTCGGACGGATGCCGTCGATCACGTTGGTGATCTGCCGCGGGATGAACTTCTCCACGTGCTGGTAAGGACCGTAGTTATTGGAGCAGTTGCTGATGGTCGCCTGCAGTCCGAAGGAACGCACCCAGGCACGCACCAGCAGGTCCGAACCCGCCTTCGTCGAGGAATAGGGGCTGGACGGGTTGTACGGGGTGGCCTCAGTGAACCGCTCCGGATCGTCCAGTTCCAGGTCGCCGTAGACCTCGTCCGTAGAGATGTGATGGAAGCGCTTGCCGTGCTTCCGGGCCGCCTCGATTAGCGTGTAGGTGCCGATGATGTTGGTGTCCAGGAACGGACGCGGGTCGTGGAGCGAGTTGTCGTTGTGCGACTCTGCTGCGTAGTGGACTACGACGTCGCAGTCCTGCACGAGGGTGTCAACGAGGTCGCTGTCGCAGATGTCACCCTGCACGAAGGTGAAGCGGTCCTCGGGAAGGCCCTGAAGCGAGGCCAGGTTGCCTGCATAGGTGAGCTTGTCCAGCACCGTGATGGAGGCACCGGTGTGGGCCAGCGCATAGTGAACAAAGTTCGAACCAATAAAGCCGGCCCCGCCGGTCACAAGGAGTCTGTGCATAGCACCACTCTAGTCTGTGCGCCCGATGGGTTGAGCGGCCCTGCACCCTCCAGCCTGAGCGCTTGTGCTTGGACTAGACTGGGTGGAATGTGTAAGCCGAGCACCAACATCCCCACACCCGGACCCGGACCCCTGGGATGACTCGACGTTCCGAGAAGAGCACCGGAAACGACAGCGGGCA harbors:
- a CDS encoding pilus assembly protein TadG-related protein, which produces MSEQHTGDGESGQVGVLIIGYVLLALLVITVVAGASSVYLGHKKLLSAADGAALAAADTFSLSQVQGTEPGTAPAAQLESGAVTAAVQQYLADSRAGERITALQISPETGTPDARTARVVLLGAVHPPIVNFLVPDGIPIRAESDARARLTR
- a CDS encoding TadE family protein, giving the protein MPGTGERAAKELAAEDGSAVVDFVLVGALLTLIAVAVIQLALILHVRNTLIDAASSGARYGTLADRTPEDGVERTRDLISQSLSPVFAEDVTYSRTGGGAGMLQVRVSAPLPVIGFLGPQGGIEVSGHAHWPAATD
- a CDS encoding type II secretion system F family protein is translated as MTGALPAAWLAGAGLGIGLWLTVVRLPFLRPRTFTERIAPQLRSGAPGSRLLTSADITPFGPLERVFRPVLHSAVARLERLNPAAPALYKRLERTGRQTTVVEFRSEQVLYAATGLAAGAAAGVWLVFNGRISVPGVVLLAAAGGILGYLLRDYLLTKAISRRQASMLAEFPSLAEMMALAVSAGESAGGALERVSRTANGELAGEFGRVLAQTRSGVPLLTALADLSQRTQLAPLARFIDGISVAIERGTPLADVMRAQAQDVRDLAKRELMETAGKKEIAMMVPLVFGVLPLTVLFAIYPGLSLLRIGL
- a CDS encoding type II secretion system F family protein; translation: MTGLAGLALGLGLFLIWWSCWVLPEKPAKRSRPGRLAEMLTASGIRSVTPSGLVVSSVVLGLFAFLMTWVLTGSLPIGGCFGAFACALPVSVVRWQAGKRSASLMELWPDAVDHLRSAIRAGLSLPEALIQLGENGPAELREPFREFGMAYRSGGSFDTALEGLKERLADPVGDRIVEALRITRQVGGSDLGRLLGTLAEFLRENARTRSELLARQSWTVNAARLAVAAPWIVLLLMATNPAAVAAYNTPAGAMVLIAGMVVSVVCYQLMLRIGALPADRRVLQ
- a CDS encoding CpaF family protein, whose translation is MDAVRIVEDEVRELIRVRGLDPASQVPEVRRLVEAAVQDYDERSMLGSLPALGQLDQARKRVFDAVAGFGALQPLLDDPTVEEIWINSPHEVYVARGGRSELTALSLTQDQVRDLVERMLKSSGRRLDLSSPFVDAALPDGSRLHVVIPDVTRRHWAVNIRKFIVRASRLEHLVELGTLTPQASRFLSAAVAGGLNILVSGATQAGKTTMLNCLAASIGARERVVTVEEIFELQLPLRDVVGLQCRQANLEGNGEIPLRRLVKEALRMRPDRLIVGEVREAESLDMLIALNSGLPGMCTVHANSAHDAVTKISTLPLLAGANISSAFVVPTVASCIDLVIHCVRTPSGRREVSEILALGRRVENGIIESSLVFQREEGRLVPSPSSLPSPEKFLRAGMNLTELLEPAA
- a CDS encoding GH25 family lysozyme gives rise to the protein MQQEPAGEELKEVIGILGAKMGQGLERLQETSNAQVPSTAETEERIEAEQVLIDQGLADPQLATDPEQAASPSAAAGSSSAGPVSANSALFRSQAPAVSLAATWKPAGIQGMDVSSHQPSVNWNRAWSQGSRFAYVKATEHTTYKNPRFTSQYNGAGSVGMVRGAYHFAIPKKDSSGAAQANFFVNNGGGWSADGRTLPPLLDIEYNPYPELGNTCYNFSASQMVSWIRDFSNTIKARTGRLPMIYTTADWWNRCTGNSTAFSDHPLHIARYSTAGPGSMPSGWKTYNVWQYSSTGPFEGDSNVWNGSSAALSDFVNGTSPGRTAVAAKAAANPSLGGATSPIVCGIGSNGCVQNFVSGQIHWTKATGARITRGAINSMWAAQRWEAGPLGFPVTDEICGLKNGGCLQVFQGGNAYWTAQTGPQYTKGGIDSLWSSLGREQSALGYPTGGERCGLRLGGCYQDFQGGQIHWTPVTGPQVTSGRIAQGWAATGWENGTLGYPTSSQVCGLKAGGCYQNFQKGQMHWSPATGAYPTSGAFATVWASLGWEKGRLGYPTSREKCDAAGTCRQLFERGSLRWIPSRGVVVS
- a CDS encoding sugar nucleotide-binding protein; its protein translation is MVEFSKALTAHETAIPGVVLFDLPVHGDNRGWFKENWQREKMLALGLPDFGPVQNNISFNEKAGTTRGIHAEPWDKFISVATGRIFGAWVDLREGPSFGAVFTAELDPSQAIFIPRGVGNAFQTLEDNTAYTYLVNDHWSADAQGQYTFLNLADETAAIEWPIPLEQAELSDKDKAHPRMADVVPMAPRKTLVLGADGQLGRALREAYAGDPSVEFAGRAEFDLVDPASYERNWKNYSTIVNAAAYTAVDAAETPEGRRLAWEINVSAVARLAKVAVENRLTLVHVSSDYVFDGINETHPEDEPFSPLGVYGQTKAAGDAVVSVVPQHYIVRTSWVIGEGSNFVRTMNSLAGRGIKPSVVNDQIGRLSFTEDIAAAIKHLLTSGAPFGTYNLSNEGPAQSWADIAADVYAAAGSHRTDVTGVGTAEYFAGKDAAPRPLNSVLPLDKIKAAGFRPRNSGDALHRYLDSPSGEVRQ
- the rfbB gene encoding dTDP-glucose 4,6-dehydratase, coding for MHRLLVTGGAGFIGSNFVHYALAHTGASITVLDKLTYAGNLASLQGLPEDRFTFVQGDICDSDLVDTLVQDCDVVVHYAAESHNDNSLHDPRPFLDTNIIGTYTLIEAARKHGKRFHHISTDEVYGDLELDDPERFTEATPYNPSSPYSSTKAGSDLLVRAWVRSFGLQATISNCSNNYGPYQHVEKFIPRQITNVIDGIRPKLYGAGENVRDWIHANDHSSAVLTIIEKGEIGQTYLIGADGEKNNKEVVELILKHMGQPADAYDQVIDRPGHDLRYAIDSTRLRTELGWEPKFSNFEAGIEATIAWYRENEAWWRPQKAETEAKYKVQGQ